One genomic region from Enterobacter hormaechei ATCC 49162 encodes:
- a CDS encoding TnsD family Tn7-like transposition protein, which yields MRMLPVLPDESLFSRFCRTTTVYGMSPSSLLTIIFNKPDMNVHPILNSGLKAISLHTSERADQLWHEQTLLPLFAWALPISRNEIMDFNTTPARLNRLCRLSNFSLGQRTLLKFCPVCAREDTFHYGVTYWHLAHQLHGVTTCHRHPVALESIHVPSSPHIRIGLMPPVSYTEQLSNEIDFDFAKFCYKSLNIIRRKDITHPNYMDVLKKLNLLSLDGNLKKNVFYAHVYAKCQLFGEGSSGLIPTSLTDYHYWEPILKDKCCQHPTKHLLLCYCLLNTCWPTYAGSRTNKKKEIFKSHKKYSFHIVENNTSVSNLGKEFSRSRCYIKTLIYKKYLRAFKRNTKINIFTELLIKSMAVRGFSLASIAEKNSLSEGAVSSVISSCYGLCSWRKKCKKDSLRRRHKQKILRFIHNQSVSITRKLVKESCYASFYWLNKHECDWLNSCLPKTIRCYKNKRVDWSERDIISSSLINDVLSQGQYSMSLTSLDALLGGHGWLLKYRDKLPMTMILLRKMELIK from the coding sequence ATGAGAATGTTGCCTGTTTTGCCTGATGAATCCTTGTTCAGCCGGTTTTGTCGGACAACTACCGTGTACGGTATGTCCCCATCTTCTCTGTTAACGATCATTTTCAACAAACCTGATATGAACGTCCATCCAATTCTCAATTCAGGATTAAAGGCTATTTCTCTTCATACATCCGAAAGGGCAGATCAGCTCTGGCATGAACAGACTTTACTCCCTCTTTTTGCCTGGGCACTACCAATCAGTCGTAATGAAATTATGGATTTCAACACGACCCCTGCCAGGCTTAATCGATTGTGCCGCCTTAGTAATTTTTCACTAGGGCAGCGCACACTATTGAAGTTTTGCCCGGTTTGCGCTCGTGAAGATACTTTTCATTATGGTGTTACTTATTGGCATCTGGCGCATCAGCTTCATGGGGTTACAACCTGCCATCGGCATCCGGTAGCGCTTGAAAGCATCCATGTCCCTTCTTCACCGCACATACGTATTGGACTGATGCCTCCTGTTTCGTATACAGAACAACTTAGCAATGAGATAGACTTCGATTTTGCTAAGTTTTGTTATAAGTCCCTAAATATAATCAGAAGAAAAGATATTACACACCCCAATTACATGGATGTACTTAAAAAGTTGAATTTATTATCATTGGATGGAAATTTAAAGAAAAATGTATTCTACGCACATGTTTATGCTAAGTGCCAGTTATTTGGGGAGGGTTCATCGGGACTTATACCAACATCCCTAACTGATTATCATTACTGGGAGCCTATACTCAAAGACAAATGTTGTCAGCATCCCACAAAGCATCTTTTGCTTTGTTATTGTTTGTTAAATACTTGCTGGCCAACGTATGCAGGAAGTCGTACTAATAAAAAGAAAGAAATCTTTAAAAGTCATAAGAAATACAGTTTTCATATAGTTGAAAATAATACTAGTGTTAGCAACCTTGGGAAGGAATTTAGTCGCAGCAGATGTTACATTAAAACACTTATTTATAAAAAATACCTGAGGGCGTTTAAGCGAAACACAAAAATTAATATATTCACTGAATTGCTTATCAAGTCTATGGCTGTAAGGGGGTTTAGTCTGGCATCCATAGCTGAGAAAAACTCATTATCGGAAGGAGCTGTATCCTCTGTAATTTCATCTTGTTACGGTTTATGCTCATGGCGTAAAAAATGTAAAAAAGATTCTTTAAGACGGCGTCATAAGCAGAAAATATTAAGATTTATACATAATCAATCCGTTTCTATAACACGAAAGTTAGTCAAAGAAAGTTGTTATGCAAGTTTCTATTGGCTAAATAAACATGAATGTGACTGGCTTAATTCCTGTCTTCCTAAAACAATACGATGCTATAAAAATAAAAGAGTAGACTGGAGCGAGAGAGATATTATCTCATCATCATTAATAAATGATGTTTTATCTCAGGGGCAGTACTCGATGTCACTTACAAGTCTAGATGCTTTACTGGGAGGGCATGGCTGGCTTTTGAAATACAGAGATAAACTACCAATGACAATGATACTTCTCAGAAAAATGGAACTAATTAAATAA
- a CDS encoding helix-turn-helix domain-containing protein, which translates to MNTQYALKTLNQLRPVLIGFRKANGLTQKDVSERLGITQQTYARLEANPASAGFERLFRVFSVLGVEIVLSSREPLSDAKPEYGAMHNYSSLPARREKW; encoded by the coding sequence ATGAACACTCAATACGCTTTGAAGACTTTGAATCAGTTACGTCCTGTTTTAATCGGCTTTCGCAAAGCCAATGGACTGACGCAAAAAGATGTTTCTGAACGTTTGGGTATAACACAGCAAACTTATGCCCGACTAGAGGCCAACCCTGCAAGTGCGGGTTTTGAGCGTTTGTTTAGGGTGTTCAGCGTCCTTGGAGTGGAGATCGTACTTTCATCCAGGGAACCATTGTCAGATGCAAAGCCCGAATACGGAGCTATGCACAATTATTCTTCACTTCCAGCCAGGCGGGAGAAATGGTGA